The Nocardia arthritidis genome has a window encoding:
- a CDS encoding glycosyltransferase family 4 protein, with product MREVLLLCWRDTGHPQGGGSERYLEQVGARLSARGVKVTLRTARYPGAPRRERIDGIEISRGGGRYTVYPRALAAILFGRLGLGPLRGLRPDAVIDTQNGIPFFATAATGAPSVVLVHHGHREQWPVAGRLVGRIGWWIESRLSPRVHRRNQYLTVSLPSAEELATLGVDRARIAVVRNGAEPVPADAPTGAAETRSARPRVVVLSRLVPHKQIEDALAAVARLRTRIPDLHLDVVGGGWWADNLAADAAALGIADAVTFHGHVDERRKHELLSRAWVHVLPSRKEGWGLAVIEAAQHGVPTIGYRASRGLTDSVVDGVTGILVDDIAQLTDAVGELLDDPATRTVMGEKARARAREFSWEQTGNGVYEVLAAAARGEYRSGLIPPAP from the coding sequence GTGCGCGAAGTCCTCCTGCTCTGCTGGCGTGACACCGGGCACCCACAGGGCGGCGGCAGCGAACGGTACCTCGAGCAGGTAGGGGCCCGGCTGTCCGCGCGCGGGGTCAAGGTCACGCTGCGCACCGCCCGCTATCCCGGCGCGCCGCGGCGCGAGCGGATCGACGGCATCGAGATCAGCCGCGGCGGCGGGCGCTACACCGTCTACCCGCGCGCACTCGCCGCCATCCTGTTCGGCAGGCTCGGTCTCGGTCCGCTGCGCGGCCTGCGACCCGACGCGGTGATCGACACCCAGAACGGAATCCCGTTCTTCGCCACGGCTGCGACCGGTGCGCCATCGGTGGTCCTGGTGCATCACGGACATCGGGAGCAATGGCCGGTGGCCGGCCGGCTGGTCGGCCGGATCGGCTGGTGGATCGAATCACGGCTGTCCCCGCGGGTGCACCGGCGCAATCAATACCTCACCGTTTCGCTGCCCTCGGCCGAGGAACTGGCCACCCTCGGCGTCGACCGAGCACGAATCGCGGTGGTGCGCAACGGCGCCGAACCGGTACCCGCTGACGCGCCGACCGGCGCCGCCGAAACCCGTTCCGCGCGACCGCGCGTCGTCGTGCTCTCCCGGCTGGTGCCACACAAGCAGATCGAGGACGCGCTGGCCGCGGTGGCTCGGCTGCGGACCCGGATTCCCGATCTGCACCTGGACGTTGTCGGCGGCGGCTGGTGGGCCGACAATCTCGCCGCCGACGCCGCCGCACTCGGCATCGCCGACGCCGTCACCTTCCACGGCCACGTCGACGAGCGCCGCAAACACGAATTGCTTTCCCGCGCATGGGTGCACGTGCTGCCCTCGCGCAAGGAGGGCTGGGGGCTCGCCGTCATCGAGGCGGCACAGCACGGCGTGCCGACCATCGGCTACCGCGCCTCCCGCGGGCTCACCGACTCCGTCGTCGACGGCGTCACCGGAATCCTGGTCGACGACATCGCACAATTGACCGACGCGGTCGGCGAACTGCTCGACGACCCCGCGACCCGCACCGTCATGGGCGAGAAGGCCCGCGCCCGCGCCCGCGAATTCTCTTGGGAGCAAACGGGAAACGGAGTGTACGAGGTGCTCGCCGCGGCGGCGCGGGGGGAGTATCGGTCGGGGCTGATTCCGCCCGCACCTTAG
- a CDS encoding class I SAM-dependent methyltransferase — protein sequence MLRAKTSSPDRAVPSFARRATLRRSLRLLASFKFEQTDPAHFYGGIATDSAELIADYYADLTGRTLCGATVLDVGGGPGYFADEFGAAGARYIPVEPDPSELHAAGLSVSGAVRGSGMALPFRDNAVDICFSSNVAEHVPQPWLMAEEMVRVTRPGGLIVLSYTVWLGPFGGHETGPWHYLGGEYAARRYRRKYGREPKNRFGESLFAVRASDGLRWAATTSAEVLAVFPRYHPRWAWWLVRMPLLREFLVSNLVVVATKV from the coding sequence GTGCTTCGAGCGAAAACGTCGTCACCCGATCGCGCCGTCCCGAGCTTCGCGCGCCGGGCCACGCTGCGTCGCTCGTTACGCCTGCTCGCCAGCTTCAAATTCGAGCAGACCGATCCGGCCCACTTCTACGGCGGTATCGCCACCGACAGCGCCGAATTGATCGCCGATTACTACGCCGATCTCACCGGCCGCACGCTCTGCGGCGCCACCGTGCTCGATGTCGGCGGCGGCCCCGGCTATTTCGCGGACGAGTTCGGCGCGGCGGGCGCGCGGTATATCCCGGTGGAACCCGATCCGTCGGAACTGCATGCGGCGGGACTGTCTGTGTCGGGTGCGGTGCGCGGCTCGGGAATGGCGCTGCCCTTCCGGGACAATGCCGTCGATATCTGTTTTTCCTCGAACGTCGCCGAACATGTGCCGCAACCGTGGCTGATGGCCGAGGAGATGGTGCGGGTGACCCGGCCCGGCGGGCTGATCGTGCTCTCGTACACGGTGTGGCTCGGACCGTTCGGCGGGCACGAAACCGGTCCGTGGCATTACCTCGGCGGCGAGTACGCGGCCCGGCGGTATCGGCGCAAATATGGCAGGGAACCGAAGAATCGCTTCGGCGAATCACTGTTCGCCGTGCGCGCGTCGGACGGATTGCGCTGGGCGGCAACGACTTCCGCGGAGGTGCTGGCGGTATTCCCGCGCTACCACCCGCGCTGGGCCTGGTGGCTGGTCCGGATGCCGCTGCTCCGCGAATTCCTGGTGAGCAATCTGGTGGTGGTGGCGACCAAGGTTTGA